The Paenibacillus polymyxa M1 DNA segment GGCATCACAGACACCGTGGAGGTAGACGTATGAATACGTCCGCCAGATTCAGTTGTCGGAATCCGCTGTACACGGTGCGCGCCACTTTCGAATTTCATTTTGCTGTATGCACCGCGTCCGTTAATCATGAAAATAACCTCTTTAAAGCCTCCAAGGTCATTCATGTTCGCATCCATCAACTCTACACGCCAGCCTTGGGTATCTGCATAACGGGTGTACATCCGGTACAAGTCCGCTGCAAACAGCGCGGCCTCGTCCCCACCCGCAGCACCACGAATTTCGATAATAACGTTCTTATCATCGTTCGGGTCCTTCGGCAGCAGCAAAATACGAATTTTCTCGTCCAGCTCCCGCTTACGGGCACTCAGCTCTTCAATCTCCATTTTGACCATTTCACGCATCTCGTCGTCCAGCTTTTCTGCCTGCATGGCTTTAGCAGCGTCCAGCTCCTCAACGACAGTTTTATATTCGGTATATGCTTCATAAGCAGGCTGTAAATCAGACTGTTCTTTGGAATAATCTCTAAGTTTTTTGCTATCGTTCGCCACATCCGGATCGCAGAGCAGTTCGCTCAGTTTATCGTAGCGGTCCGCCAATGATTGCAATCGGTCCAACAAGCGATTCACCTCTTCAGTTAAATTAATATGAAACCAGCTTTAAATTCACTGGCTACAGCTCTTTATTATAACAACTATTCGATTAATTAGCTACATAAAATACTTGCTAATTTAGGATTTTGCAAAAATCCGCAAATCAATTGAAGTCGAATAAACGAAATCCCGCTAAAGAGTTGAATAACAAACTCTCAACTAATAAAAGAAATGCGAATCAAATATAAAAAGCCGCCGCCCGGGACAGGCAGCGACTACGTAATTGGTACATGCAGGCAACACATATATCATTACTTAATATGTTTGTATATAAACTCTGTTTGTTATAGGCCGAGATGCATACTAAACATTAAAACGGAAATGCATTACGTCTCCGTCCTGCACCACATATTCCTTGCCTTCCAAACGAAGCTGACCACGTTCCTTGGCCCCGTTCATAGATCCAGCAGCGACCAAATCATCATAGGATACAACCTCAGCGCGAATAAATCCGCGTTCAAAATCCGAGTGGATTACGCCCGCAGCGCCAGGTGCTTTTGTTCCTTTGTGAATAGTCCATGCGCGTACTTCCTGCACACCTGCTGTGAAATACGTATACAGTCCCAACAAGCGGTAAGCTGCTTTGATCAGACGGTTCAGACCGGATTCAGCCAGCCCCAGCTCCTCAAGGAACATTGCCTTGTCTTCGCCTTCCAGCTCAGCAATTTCAGCCTCTACTTTGGCGCTGATCGGTACCACTTCAGCATTTTCCGCCACTGCAAATTCACGTACCTTTTGCACATATGGATTGCTATCAGCTTCCGTTACACCATCTTCGCTGACATTAGCCGCGTACAATACAGGCTTCATTGTAAGCAAATGAAGGTCGCGTATAATCAACTTTTCATCTTCTGACAATTCTACGCTACGTGCAGGTTTGTCAGCATACAGCGATTCCTTGATCCGTTCCAGTACTTCAACCTCTTGGGCATACTGCTTGTTGCCGCCCTTCATGTTTTTGCGGGAACGTTCAATGCGCTTGTCTACACTTTCGATATCCGCCAGAATCAATTCCAGATTAATCGTCTGAATATCGCTGATCGGATCAATTTTGCCGTCCACATGGGTAATATTCTCATCTTCAAAGCAGCGTACCACATGAACAATGGCATCTACTTCACGAATATGAGCCAAAAACTTGTTGCCCAAACCCTCGCCTTTGCTGGCACCTCGTACAAGTCCTGCAATATCAACAAATTCAAAAGCCGTTGGTACCGTTTTGTTCGGTACTACCAGTTCAGTCAGCTTATCCAGCCGCTCGTCCGGTACTTCAACGACCCCTACATTAGGGTCAATTGTACAAAATGGATAGTTTGCGGATTCCGCCCCCGCCTGCGTTATTGCGTTAAACAGTGTTGATTTGCCCACGTTCGGCAGACCCACGATCCCCGCTTTTAAAGCCATAATCAGAACAACTCCCGTTTATATAAAATATGCGTTATACCATCTGTTAGTTTACCAACCCACATTATATAGGAGAACCTATACATGCGGCAAGCATATGACTGTGAATTTAGGGTTTTGCTGCATCCCTATTTAGATTTCTTTATTTAGATTTCCTTGCTCATCTGGATATCCGTAACCCGATAACCAGACTTGCGATATACATGTAAAGCCCGCTCATTATGCCCAAATACATGCAGACCGATGCGAACCGCACCCAGCCTCCGAGCTTCTTGTTCCAACGCCTGCATCGTCAACGTACCCAGGCCTTGCCCCTGATATGAATCGTAAACGAGAATATCCAGCAAAAAAGCTTCTTTGCCTTGCGCACTTTCTGTAATGTTGAACCAGATATATC contains these protein-coding regions:
- the ychF gene encoding redox-regulated ATPase YchF, which codes for MALKAGIVGLPNVGKSTLFNAITQAGAESANYPFCTIDPNVGVVEVPDERLDKLTELVVPNKTVPTAFEFVDIAGLVRGASKGEGLGNKFLAHIREVDAIVHVVRCFEDENITHVDGKIDPISDIQTINLELILADIESVDKRIERSRKNMKGGNKQYAQEVEVLERIKESLYADKPARSVELSEDEKLIIRDLHLLTMKPVLYAANVSEDGVTEADSNPYVQKVREFAVAENAEVVPISAKVEAEIAELEGEDKAMFLEELGLAESGLNRLIKAAYRLLGLYTYFTAGVQEVRAWTIHKGTKAPGAAGVIHSDFERGFIRAEVVSYDDLVAAGSMNGAKERGQLRLEGKEYVVQDGDVMHFRFNV
- the prfA gene encoding peptide chain release factor 1, producing MLDRLQSLADRYDKLSELLCDPDVANDSKKLRDYSKEQSDLQPAYEAYTEYKTVVEELDAAKAMQAEKLDDEMREMVKMEIEELSARKRELDEKIRILLLPKDPNDDKNVIIEIRGAAGGDEAALFAADLYRMYTRYADTQGWRVELMDANMNDLGGFKEVIFMINGRGAYSKMKFESGAHRVQRIPTTESGGRIHTSTSTVSVMPEAEEVDIEILDKDIRVDTFCSSGAGGQSVNTTKSAVRVTHMPTGIVATCQDGKSQNSNKEKALQVLRARISDMMRQEEEAKYAGERKSKVGTGDRSERIRTYNFPQSRVTDHRIGLTMHKLDQVMNGEIEEIVSALTIAEQADLMEQEV
- a CDS encoding GNAT family N-acetyltransferase translates to MSGFIKLVPMNAEQYERFEQRSLADYAEEKIQAGTWTVEEAPERAKESFATYLPQRLGTPHAHLYMLEYSNSTGQGAKEAGYIWFNITESAQGKEAFLLDILVYDSYQGQGLGTLTMQALEQEARRLGAVRIGLHVFGHNERALHVYRKSGYRVTDIQMSKEI